TCCGTGGCGGCCGAGGAGCCGGCACGATGAGCACGATCGCTGTCGTCGGCGTCGGCCTGGCCGGGGTCAGGGCTGGCGAGGCGCTGCGCGCTCAAGGGCACGACGGGCGCCTCGTGATGATCGGTGAGGAGGCCGTCGAGCCTTACGACCGACCGCCGTTGTCCAAGCAAGTTCTCCTGGGAACGTACGAGGCCTGCGACATCGCGCTGACGGACACGGCGTCGCGTGCCGAGCTCGACGCCGAGTGGCTGCTCGGGACGCGCGCCACAGCCTTCGATCCGGTGACGCGTCACCTCACGCTGTCCGACGGGCAAAGCCTTCACGCGGAAGGTGTCGTCATCGCGACCGGAGCCCGCGCCCGCACGCTCTCCGGCGTGCCGGAGCTGGACTCGGTACACACCCTGCGGACGCTCGACGACGCGCGCAGGCTGCGCGACGACCTGTCCCGCCCGGGCCGGGTCGCCGTGGTGGGAGGCGGATTCATCGGCGCGGAGGTCGCCTCTGCGGCGCGTGCTCTCGGACACGAGGTGACCATCGTCGAGTTCGAGCAGATGCCGCTTCTGCGGCAGCTGGGTTCTGCCGCCGCCGGAGTCCTGCGCCGCCTGCACACGGACCACGGCGTCGCGCTGGTGACCGGCGTCAGCGTCACGGGGCTCGTCGGCCGGGACAGGGTGCAGGCGGTGTCCCTGTCCGACGGCCGCTCGCTGCCCGCGGACGTGGTCGTCGTCGGCATCGGCGCCGTACCCAACACCGAGTGGCTGGCGGGTTCCGGGGTCGCCCTGGACAACGGCGTCCTCACGGACGAGTGGTGCCGAACCACTGTGCCCGGAGTCGTCGCGGCGGGAGATGTGGCCGCGTATCGCTGTCGGGGTGGCCGGCGGTTGCGTATCGAACACTGGACCAACGCGCGCGACATGCCGGCCACCGCGGCCAGGTCGCTGCTGGCCACGCTGCGCGGGGAGGACCCCGTGGAGCAGCCCGCCCACGACCCGCTTCCCTACGTTTGGTCCGACCAGTACGACTCCCATCTGCAGATCGCTGGCCGGCCCGATGCAGACGACGCCCTGGAACTGGTCTCCGGCTCGTTCGACAGCGGCTTCGTGGCCGTGTACCGACGCGACGGCGCTGTCACCGGGGTGCTCGCCGTCGACAGCCCCAAGGAGTTCGGGCGGCTGCGGCGGGAACTCCGCGGCACCTGGGCCACTCGGTGAACCGACCTTCGAAAGGAACACAGACATGACGCATGAGGTCCGAGGTGTGGTGGCGCTCGAGAAGGGCGCTCCCGTATCGGTCGAGACCATCCTGGTGCCCGACCCGGGTCCGGGAGAGGCTCTTGTGCGGGTACAGGCCTGCGGGGTGTGTCATACCGACCTCCACTACCGGCAGGGCTCGATCGGCGAGAACTTCCCCTTCCTGCTCGGTCATGAGGCCGCGGGAGTCGTGGAAGCGGTCGGCGAAGACGTCACCGACGTCGCCCCGGGGGACTTCGTCATCCTCAACTGGCGTGCGGTATGCGGGCGTTGCCGTGCCTGCAGGCGGGGACAGCCCTGGTACTGCTTCGACACGCACAACGCGCGGCAGAAGATGACGCTCGCCGACGGAACGGAACTGGCCCCCGCCCTCGGCATCGGCGCCTTCGCGGAGAAGACGCTCGTGGCCGCGGGGCAGTGCACGAAGGTCGCCCCGGCCCGCCCCGAAGCGGTGGGGCTCCTCGGGTGCGGGCTCATGGCCGGGCTGGGAGCCGCCCTCAACACGGCCGCGATCACGCTTGGTCAGAGCGTCGCTGTGATCGGCTGCGGGGGAGTCGGCGACGCCGCGATCGCCGGAGCACGCCTCGCCGGAGCCGCTCGGATCATCGCCGTGGACATCGACGACCGGAAACTGGCCACGGCCGAGACCTTCGGCGCCACCCACACGGTCAACTCCCGCCGAACCGAGCCCGTGACGGCGATACGCGAGCTGACCGACGGGTTCGGCACGGATGTCGTCATCGAGGCCGTGGGGCGACCGGAGACCTACCTTCAGGCATTCCAGGCCCGGGACCTGGCCGGCGTCGTCGTGCTGGTCGGGGTGCCGACGCCGGAGATGAAGGTGGAACTGCCACTGCTGGACGTCTTCGGTCACGGCGGGGCGCTGAAGTCCTCCTGGTACGGCGACTGCCTCCCCTCGAGGGACTTCCCCATGCTGGTGGATCTGTACCGGCAGGGGCGTCTGGACCTGGACGCCTTCGTCACCGAGACGATCTCTCTGGACGATGTGGAGAAGGCCTTCGAGAAGATGCACACGGGTGAGGTGCTGCGGTCCGTGGTGGCGTTCTGAACGATGGGGTGTTCGCGGCGGCGTCGCTTGCCTCGGCCAGGAGTTGCGTCTCGGTCTTCGGAGCGGGAGTGCGGGACGTTTGCTGCCCTACGAGTGGCGACGGCCGTCGTCAGCGTGAGGGCGCTTGGTTCATCGGCAGATGGCTCCTCGTCTTCTGATGGGAACGGACTGCTGATGGGAATGACGCCGGTGATCAGCCCCCGGACGGTT
The DNA window shown above is from Streptomyces sp. NBC_01445 and carries:
- a CDS encoding NAD(P)/FAD-dependent oxidoreductase; amino-acid sequence: MSTIAVVGVGLAGVRAGEALRAQGHDGRLVMIGEEAVEPYDRPPLSKQVLLGTYEACDIALTDTASRAELDAEWLLGTRATAFDPVTRHLTLSDGQSLHAEGVVIATGARARTLSGVPELDSVHTLRTLDDARRLRDDLSRPGRVAVVGGGFIGAEVASAARALGHEVTIVEFEQMPLLRQLGSAAAGVLRRLHTDHGVALVTGVSVTGLVGRDRVQAVSLSDGRSLPADVVVVGIGAVPNTEWLAGSGVALDNGVLTDEWCRTTVPGVVAAGDVAAYRCRGGRRLRIEHWTNARDMPATAARSLLATLRGEDPVEQPAHDPLPYVWSDQYDSHLQIAGRPDADDALELVSGSFDSGFVAVYRRDGAVTGVLAVDSPKEFGRLRRELRGTWATR
- a CDS encoding S-(hydroxymethyl)mycothiol dehydrogenase, with the protein product MTHEVRGVVALEKGAPVSVETILVPDPGPGEALVRVQACGVCHTDLHYRQGSIGENFPFLLGHEAAGVVEAVGEDVTDVAPGDFVILNWRAVCGRCRACRRGQPWYCFDTHNARQKMTLADGTELAPALGIGAFAEKTLVAAGQCTKVAPARPEAVGLLGCGLMAGLGAALNTAAITLGQSVAVIGCGGVGDAAIAGARLAGAARIIAVDIDDRKLATAETFGATHTVNSRRTEPVTAIRELTDGFGTDVVIEAVGRPETYLQAFQARDLAGVVVLVGVPTPEMKVELPLLDVFGHGGALKSSWYGDCLPSRDFPMLVDLYRQGRLDLDAFVTETISLDDVEKAFEKMHTGEVLRSVVAF